The following coding sequences are from one Streptomyces sp. V3I7 window:
- a CDS encoding SDR family NAD(P)-dependent oxidoreductase, whose product MATAAPSAASRIAVVTGASSGIGAATARRLAEAGYRVVLTARRKDRIEALADEITAAGHDAVAYQLDVTDRAAVDEFASAFQTVGVLVNNAGGALGADPVATGDPAQWRRMYETNVIGTLNLTQALLPKLDASGDGTIVVVSSTAGHATYEGGAGYVAAKHGAHVLAETLRLEIVGRPVRVIEIAPGMVRTDEFSLTRFGGDEEKAAKVYEGVAEPLTADDVADTITWAVTRPAHVNVDLLVLRPRAQASNTKVHREL is encoded by the coding sequence ATGGCCACCGCCGCCCCGTCCGCCGCCTCCCGTATCGCCGTCGTCACGGGTGCGAGCAGCGGCATCGGCGCCGCCACGGCCCGCCGGCTGGCCGAGGCCGGCTACCGGGTCGTCCTCACCGCCCGCCGCAAGGACCGCATCGAGGCGCTGGCCGACGAGATCACCGCGGCGGGCCACGACGCGGTGGCGTACCAGCTGGACGTCACCGACCGCGCGGCCGTCGACGAGTTCGCCTCCGCCTTCCAGACCGTCGGCGTGCTGGTCAACAACGCGGGCGGCGCGCTCGGCGCGGACCCGGTCGCCACCGGCGACCCGGCCCAGTGGCGCAGGATGTACGAGACGAACGTCATCGGCACCCTGAACCTCACCCAGGCCCTGCTCCCCAAGCTCGACGCGAGCGGCGACGGCACGATCGTCGTCGTCTCCTCGACCGCCGGCCACGCCACCTACGAGGGCGGCGCGGGCTACGTCGCCGCCAAGCACGGCGCCCACGTCCTCGCCGAGACCCTGCGCCTGGAGATCGTCGGCCGCCCGGTCCGCGTCATCGAGATCGCACCCGGCATGGTGAGGACCGACGAGTTCTCCCTGACCCGCTTCGGCGGCGACGAGGAGAAGGCGGCCAAGGTCTACGAGGGCGTCGCCGAACCCCTCACCGCCGACGACGTCGCCGACACCATCACCTGGGCCGTCACCCGCCCCGCCCACGTCAACGTGGACCTCCTCGTCCTCCGCCCCCGAGCCCAGGCCTCGAACACGAAGGTGCACCGGGAGCTGTGA
- a CDS encoding YnfA family protein: MLILRSAALFGVAAVLEIGGAWLVWQGVREQRGWLWAAGGVLALGAYGFVATFQPDAHFGRVLAAYGGIFVAGSILWGVVADGYRPDRWDIAGALICLAGMAVIMWAPRNGA; encoded by the coding sequence ATGTTGATCCTCCGCTCCGCCGCCCTCTTCGGCGTCGCCGCGGTCCTGGAGATCGGCGGCGCGTGGCTGGTCTGGCAGGGCGTGCGCGAGCAGCGCGGCTGGCTGTGGGCGGCCGGGGGCGTGCTGGCGCTCGGGGCGTACGGCTTCGTCGCCACCTTCCAGCCCGACGCCCACTTCGGCCGGGTCCTGGCGGCGTACGGCGGGATCTTCGTCGCCGGTTCGATCCTGTGGGGCGTGGTGGCCGACGGCTACCGGCCCGACCGCTGGGACATCGCGGGCGCGCTGATCTGCCTGGCCGGAATGGCCGTGATCATGTGGGCCCCGCGCAACGGCGCCTGA